Proteins from a single region of Cytophagaceae bacterium:
- a CDS encoding PKD domain-containing protein, translating into MKSKFTIYFIFFSVIVHNLGCSKYDSMPEPEISFSYTIGENGDVVFINESKNVKEYLWDFGDGESSSQVSPEHNFFINKTYIVTLTGWSENKKSIFSKEVVIENSNDLVDNSKYQSMFPYTGVFSKPLSVETSGAGIIRYEINDIKGATYPTESKPRISISENEISLAYWIDQKNEKYNIKERVYFAPKPIKSQISKKSILNISPKFISAHLIINNELINIFESYGNWKIFSFSKNRLNAEYDGLFRSDDGTNYKVKIKLENLFFSIEP; encoded by the coding sequence ATGAAATCCAAATTTACAATTTACTTTATCTTCTTTTCTGTAATAGTTCACAATCTGGGATGTTCCAAATATGATTCAATGCCTGAACCTGAAATTTCTTTTTCTTATACAATTGGAGAGAATGGTGATGTTGTTTTTATCAATGAAAGTAAAAATGTGAAGGAATATTTATGGGATTTTGGTGATGGTGAAAGTTCAAGCCAAGTGTCCCCAGAGCATAATTTCTTTATTAATAAAACCTATATTGTTACCTTGACAGGTTGGAGTGAAAACAAAAAGAGTATTTTTTCCAAAGAAGTTGTAATTGAAAATTCTAACGATTTGGTTGATAATTCAAAATACCAATCGATGTTCCCATATACTGGTGTCTTTTCTAAACCTTTAAGTGTCGAAACTTCGGGAGCTGGGATAATAAGGTATGAAATAAATGACATCAAGGGTGCAACTTATCCAACTGAATCCAAACCTAGAATTTCAATCTCAGAAAATGAAATAAGCCTTGCGTATTGGATAGACCAAAAAAATGAAAAATATAATATAAAGGAGAGGGTGTATTTCGCACCAAAGCCTATTAAATCTCAAATTAGTAAGAAATCAATATTAAATATTTCGCCAAAATTTATTTCAGCTCATTTAATAATAAATAATGAACTAATAAATATTTTTGAATCCTATGGTAACTGGAAAATATTCTCATTTTCGAAAAACAGGTTAAATGCAGAATATGATGGCTTGTTCAGATCTGATGATGGGACTAATTATAAAGTAAAAATAAAATTGGAGAATCTTTTTTTTTCGATAGAACCATAA
- the metG gene encoding methionine--tRNA ligase yields MKNNPKRYTVTAALIYANGPIHIGHLAGCYLPADIYVRYLRLKGKNVAFISGTDEHGVPITIKAKKEGTTPQAVVDKYYGIIKDSFEQFGISFDIYSRTSNPVHHETSQEIFKTLYDKGYFDEVETEQYFDESAQTFLADRYIVGECPNCHNPDAYGDQCEKCGSTLSPTDLINPRSSLSGNKPVMKATKNWYLPLDRMQPEIEKYVNSHPEWKPNVFGQCQSWLKQGLQPRAMTRDLDWGVKVPLPDTEGKVLYVWFDAPIGYISMTKEWAAANGKNWEEYWKNEDTKLVHFIGKDNIVFHCIIFPATLMAEGSFILPDNVPANEFMNLENDKISTSRNWAVWLHEYLEEFPGKQDVLRYALAANAPESKDNDFTWKDFQTKNNSELVGIFGNFVNRTVVLTQKFYEGKVPEKGALQDIDQQTLDALKQLPCDVSDAIKNYKFRDALASMMEIARLGNKYLAETEPWKAIKEDPERVKTIMNIAMQITATLALVAEPFLPFTSEKLFEQLKLSEWNLNGPKHEWIDAGNADLVPAGLEIGPGALLFEKIEDETIDKQVQKLLDAKRMNELEGKTVAPLKENIQFDDFAKLDIRIGTILEAEAVKKSKKLLKFLIDDGLEKRTILSGIAEHFTPEEMVGKQVTFIANLAPRMMMGIESQGMILMAEDKDGSLSLLQPHKEVWNGAGVS; encoded by the coding sequence ATGAAGAACAATCCGAAAAGATATACTGTTACAGCCGCTTTGATTTATGCCAACGGGCCCATCCACATTGGTCATTTGGCTGGTTGCTACTTACCTGCTGATATTTATGTGCGTTATTTGAGGCTGAAGGGCAAAAATGTGGCGTTTATAAGTGGAACCGATGAGCATGGCGTGCCAATTACAATCAAAGCCAAGAAGGAGGGCACTACACCGCAAGCGGTGGTAGACAAGTATTATGGAATCATCAAGGACTCGTTTGAGCAGTTTGGGATTTCGTTTGACATCTATTCTCGCACCTCGAATCCTGTGCATCATGAGACCTCGCAGGAGATTTTTAAGACGCTTTATGACAAAGGGTATTTTGACGAAGTAGAAACGGAGCAGTATTTTGACGAATCGGCACAGACATTTTTGGCAGATAGATATATTGTGGGCGAATGTCCGAATTGCCATAATCCGGATGCATATGGCGACCAATGTGAAAAATGTGGCTCAACGCTATCGCCTACGGATTTGATTAATCCTAGGTCTTCGCTTTCGGGTAATAAACCAGTGATGAAAGCTACTAAAAACTGGTATCTGCCACTGGACAGAATGCAGCCTGAGATAGAAAAATATGTAAACAGCCACCCAGAATGGAAGCCGAACGTGTTTGGGCAGTGTCAGTCGTGGTTGAAGCAAGGTTTGCAACCGCGTGCCATGACCCGCGACTTGGATTGGGGTGTGAAAGTACCATTGCCAGATACCGAAGGCAAGGTGCTATATGTTTGGTTTGATGCTCCAATTGGCTACATTTCAATGACCAAAGAGTGGGCAGCAGCCAATGGGAAAAACTGGGAGGAATATTGGAAAAATGAAGACACGAAGTTGGTGCATTTTATAGGAAAGGATAATATCGTGTTTCACTGTATTATTTTCCCGGCGACATTGATGGCGGAAGGAAGCTTTATTTTACCGGATAATGTACCTGCCAACGAGTTTATGAACTTGGAAAATGACAAGATTTCGACTTCTCGAAACTGGGCAGTGTGGTTGCATGAATACCTGGAGGAGTTTCCGGGCAAGCAGGATGTGTTGCGTTATGCTTTGGCGGCCAATGCACCTGAAAGCAAAGACAATGACTTTACTTGGAAGGATTTCCAGACCAAAAACAACTCGGAGTTAGTTGGGATTTTCGGCAATTTTGTAAATCGTACGGTGGTGCTTACGCAGAAGTTTTACGAAGGAAAAGTACCCGAAAAAGGTGCATTGCAAGATATTGACCAACAGACACTTGACGCACTGAAACAGTTGCCATGCGATGTGTCGGATGCAATAAAAAATTATAAGTTTAGAGATGCCTTGGCCAGCATGATGGAAATAGCCAGACTAGGCAATAAATATCTGGCTGAAACCGAGCCATGGAAAGCTATAAAGGAAGACCCGGAACGTGTAAAAACCATTATGAACATTGCTATGCAGATTACGGCTACTTTGGCCTTGGTTGCTGAGCCGTTTTTGCCGTTTACTTCGGAGAAATTGTTTGAGCAACTGAAGCTTTCAGAATGGAATTTGAACGGTCCGAAACACGAATGGATTGATGCCGGAAACGCAGATTTGGTACCAGCAGGACTAGAAATAGGCCCAGGAGCACTGCTTTTTGAGAAAATAGAAGACGAAACGATAGACAAACAAGTACAAAAATTACTGGACGCTAAACGCATGAACGAACTGGAAGGAAAAACCGTAGCTCCACTGAAAGAGAATATTCAATTTGATGATTTTGCTAAGCTAGATATCAGAATAGGTACTATTTTGGAAGCCGAGGCAGTGAAAAAAAGTAAGAAATTGCTTAAGTTTTTGATTGATGACGGCCTTGAAAAACGCACGATTTTGAGCGGCATAGCAGAACATTTTACGCCAGAAGAAATGGTAGGCAAACAAGTAACTTTTATAGCCAACCTTGCCCCAAGAATGATGATGGGCATAGAGTCGCAAGGCATGATTCTGATGGCTGAAGACAAAGATGGATCGCTTAGCCTTTTACAGCCTCATAAGGAGGTTTGGAATGGTGCTGGGGTGAGTTGA
- a CDS encoding DUF433 domain-containing protein, whose protein sequence is MVANSNLISIDPQIRFGKPCISGTRIAVSDVLNWLASGMTTGEILEDFPQLTEQSIFAALAFSANRESMIRTIVS, encoded by the coding sequence ATGGTAGCAAACTCAAATTTGATAAGTATTGACCCACAAATAAGGTTTGGGAAACCATGCATTTCTGGAACTCGGATTGCAGTTTCTGATGTACTCAATTGGTTGGCGTCAGGTATGACTACTGGCGAAATATTAGAAGATTTTCCCCAACTTACGGAGCAATCCATTTTTGCCGCTCTTGCTTTTTCTGCGAATCGTGAATCTATGATAAGGACAATAGTTTCTTAA
- a CDS encoding DUF5615 family PIN-like protein has product MIDENISWRIVSKLNNLNGFEFLHISKTKLNKPAKDQEIWDYAKEKQFSIITNDEDFIDLVSIYGFPPKVIALKTGNQSTQYLANLLVKKQDLIREFWSQSEFGVLELF; this is encoded by the coding sequence TTGATTGATGAAAATATTTCTTGGAGAATAGTTTCAAAACTAAATAATCTGAATGGTTTTGAATTTCTTCATATATCAAAAACAAAATTAAACAAACCAGCAAAAGATCAAGAAATTTGGGATTATGCTAAAGAAAAACAATTTTCGATTATTACTAATGACGAAGATTTTATTGATTTGGTAAGCATATATGGTTTTCCCCCAAAGGTTATAGCTCTGAAAACAGGTAACCAAAGTACCCAGTATCTGGCCAACTTATTGGTAAAAAAACAAGATTTAATTAGGGAATTTTGGAGCCAATCTGAATTTGGGGTTTTAGAGTTGTTTTGA